In a genomic window of Chryseobacterium sp. G0162:
- a CDS encoding sulfite exporter TauE/SafE family protein, protein MENYILLFLIGLIAGALNAAAGGGSFITFPAFIYAGVPPIQANASSTVALFPGSLASAWKFKEYIQPFPNISITTMIIFTLLGGCAGGFLLLYTPSADFKLIVPWLLLLGSLAFAFGKQAGNWLRKRIKIGSGLVLGAQFILGIYGGYFGGAVGIMMMAVWALFGLSDIKIINANKTLFTGIANAAAVILFISAGKIYWPETCTMMVATILGGYFGAHFTKKLDPVKLRTGIIFFNFLITFVFFIKTFS, encoded by the coding sequence ATGGAAAATTACATTTTATTATTTTTGATAGGACTTATAGCTGGTGCTTTGAATGCGGCAGCTGGTGGTGGATCATTCATTACTTTTCCAGCTTTTATCTATGCAGGCGTTCCTCCGATTCAGGCTAATGCATCCAGTACTGTAGCATTATTTCCTGGTAGTTTAGCCAGTGCCTGGAAGTTCAAAGAGTATATTCAGCCTTTTCCCAATATTTCAATAACGACAATGATTATTTTTACTCTTTTGGGGGGATGTGCAGGAGGCTTTCTTCTTTTATATACTCCATCAGCAGATTTTAAGCTAATAGTTCCATGGCTTCTTTTATTAGGTTCTCTCGCATTTGCATTTGGAAAACAAGCCGGTAACTGGCTTAGAAAAAGAATTAAGATTGGTTCCGGATTAGTTTTAGGTGCTCAGTTTATTTTAGGAATATATGGCGGTTATTTTGGTGGTGCAGTAGGAATTATGATGATGGCTGTATGGGCATTATTCGGCTTATCAGACATCAAAATCATCAATGCTAATAAAACACTTTTTACAGGAATAGCTAATGCTGCAGCAGTTATTTTATTTATTTCAGCGGGTAAAATATATTGGCCGGAAACCTGTACCATGATGGTTGCTACAATTTTAGGCGGTTATTTTGGTGCTCATTTCACCAAAAAACTTGATCCGGTAAAGTTAAGAACCGGAATTATATTCTTCAATTTTCTGATTACCTTCGTTTTCTTTATTAAAACTTTTTCTTAG
- a CDS encoding copper homeostasis protein CutC: MSKIEIACFNPESAMIAFENGADRIELCSGLSEGGTTPDFESTKKLREKINIPIFVMIRPRGGDFTYSDNEFEQMKTDLTALKSLNIDGFVFGILDENDEVNKAQNKALIELASPLPCTFHRAFDRAKGLEESLEKVIECGFTTILTSGQKPNVSEGKENLKKLVTLSNGRIEILVGGGLRSSNIEEIRQATKAGYFHSSAITDGGSFANPDEVIALKNK, translated from the coding sequence ATGTCAAAAATAGAAATAGCATGTTTTAATCCTGAATCAGCAATGATTGCTTTTGAAAATGGAGCTGATAGAATAGAACTTTGTTCAGGATTAAGTGAAGGAGGAACAACTCCCGATTTTGAATCTACAAAAAAATTAAGAGAGAAAATAAATATTCCAATCTTTGTGATGATCCGTCCCAGAGGAGGTGATTTTACTTATTCGGATAATGAATTTGAGCAGATGAAGACCGACTTAACCGCATTGAAATCATTGAATATTGATGGTTTCGTATTCGGTATTCTGGATGAAAATGATGAGGTGAATAAGGCACAGAATAAAGCTTTGATTGAATTGGCTTCACCACTTCCTTGTACATTCCATCGGGCCTTCGACAGGGCAAAAGGCCTGGAAGAATCTTTGGAAAAAGTCATTGAATGTGGTTTTACAACCATTCTCACATCAGGGCAGAAGCCTAATGTTTCAGAAGGAAAAGAAAACCTGAAAAAATTAGTTACCCTTTCCAATGGAAGAATTGAAATTCTTGTAGGCGGTGGTCTTCGTTCCTCAAATATTGAGGAGATAAGACAAGCTACAAAAGCCGGTTACTTCCACTCTTCAGCGATTACTGATGGAGGATCTTTTGCTAATCCTGATGAGGTGATTGCTTTGAAGAATAAATAA
- a CDS encoding isoaspartyl peptidase/L-asparaginase family protein, whose protein sequence is MNNNRRSFIKKLGIATAALAVNPLDLMAKELPENNTVANKPIVLSTWNFGIKANEEAWTILGKGGKALDAVEKGVRLVELDPKERSVGYGGRPDRDGRVTLDACIMDDNYNIGSVACLEHIKNPISVARGVMEKTPHVMLVGDGALQFALSQGFKKENLLTEESEKEWKEWLKTSKYKPIANIENHDTIGMIALDAQGNLSGACTTSGMAFKMHGRVGDSPIIGAGLFVDNEVGAATATGHGEEVIRTVGTHLVVELMRQGRSPQQACKEAVDRIVKINQRRNKNLKDIQVGFIAINKKGEYGAYCIQDGFNFAVYDQKGNRLETPEFAVK, encoded by the coding sequence ATGAATAATAACCGAAGAAGTTTTATCAAAAAACTGGGAATCGCTACAGCAGCACTGGCTGTAAATCCATTGGATCTAATGGCGAAAGAATTACCTGAAAACAATACCGTTGCCAATAAACCTATCGTTCTTTCAACCTGGAATTTTGGGATCAAAGCCAATGAAGAAGCCTGGACAATCCTTGGAAAAGGAGGAAAAGCTCTGGATGCGGTTGAAAAAGGAGTCCGACTGGTAGAATTAGATCCTAAAGAAAGAAGTGTTGGGTACGGTGGACGCCCAGACAGAGATGGCAGGGTAACATTGGATGCCTGTATCATGGATGATAATTACAATATCGGTTCAGTGGCTTGTCTGGAACATATTAAAAATCCTATTTCCGTAGCAAGAGGGGTAATGGAAAAGACACCTCACGTCATGTTGGTAGGAGACGGAGCATTACAATTTGCCCTTTCACAGGGCTTCAAAAAAGAAAACCTTCTTACGGAAGAATCCGAAAAAGAATGGAAAGAATGGTTGAAAACAAGTAAATATAAACCTATTGCTAATATTGAAAATCATGATACCATAGGAATGATTGCTCTTGATGCGCAAGGAAACCTTTCAGGAGCTTGTACAACCAGTGGAATGGCTTTCAAAATGCATGGAAGAGTAGGAGATTCCCCTATTATCGGAGCAGGGTTATTTGTAGATAATGAAGTGGGAGCTGCAACAGCAACCGGACATGGGGAAGAAGTGATCAGAACAGTAGGAACACATCTTGTGGTAGAATTGATGAGACAGGGAAGAAGTCCACAACAGGCTTGTAAAGAAGCGGTAGATAGAATTGTAAAGATCAACCAGAGAAGAAATAAAAACCTTAAAGATATTCAGGTAGGCTTTATCGCTATCAATAAAAAAGGAGAATATGGTGCCTATTGCATCCAGGATGGATTTAATTTCGCAGTATATGACCAGAAAGGCAATCGCCTGGAAACACCTGAGTTTGCAGTGAAATAA
- a CDS encoding beta-mannosidase, which translates to MRKTLLFAFLFIQNILFAQYSERSLSSENWQFKNSKDKNWFPAKVPGTVHLDLMANKLIPDPFKDENEKKVQWVENEDWDYQTNFDISFKDFDYDNIDLVFNGLDTFSDIYLNGKLLKKTDNMFRIWEIPVKEYLKQGTNLLQVKFKSAVNEGKERAKKVPFTMPESPRSFVRKAQYQFGWDWGPRLVTAGIWKDVKLEFWRNAKVNHIQVEQKSLTDSLAQVSFNMNIFAEEEGEYFTWFNLNRGMHKFHLNKGFNTIRLPYNIKNPKRWEPNGRGKPTVYTTKISLYKKGGRIIRDINVTYGLRDIELIQEKDEKGKSFYFKVNGNPLYIKGTNWIPADSFSPRITKEKYQKLIKAAKEANMNMIRIWGGGIYEDEEFYKACDENGILVWQDFMFAGSFYPADNEFLENVKEEVKDQVNRLQNHPSIALWCGNNEIDEAIVNWGYQKQFKYSKADSLQVWKDYKKLFHEVIPNTLKQSLTPDKNLYWPSSPSIGWGHKESLTEGDSHYWGVWWGEQPFEMYHEKVGRFMSEYGFQGMPTLATTKSMFSGVADLDLQNPTIKAHEKHARGWEIINKYMGRDYAIPTGFVKYNYVSQLLQARGMQIAIEAHRRAKPYNMGTLYWQLNDCWPVVSWSSIDYLGNWKAFHYQTKRSFEPVLISVAENSKAYEIYLISDVLKEIKADIKFELIDFEGKQLWKSNINKELKADVSEKILSINKADLAKFDVSKAVLKISLDSEDVKFEKLFFPAKPKDLKLSKPNITIKKISPTEIEVSTDVLAKDVYLIGDTHFSDNFFDLLPVTSKRITLSKSLDKVEVMSLFEIFEN; encoded by the coding sequence ATGCGTAAAACTTTACTTTTTGCTTTCCTTTTTATTCAGAATATTCTTTTTGCTCAGTATTCGGAAAGAAGCCTGTCCTCTGAAAACTGGCAGTTCAAAAATTCAAAAGATAAAAACTGGTTTCCGGCTAAGGTTCCAGGAACTGTTCATCTGGATCTGATGGCGAATAAGCTTATTCCGGATCCTTTCAAGGATGAAAATGAAAAGAAGGTTCAATGGGTAGAAAATGAAGATTGGGATTATCAGACTAATTTTGATATATCATTCAAGGATTTTGATTACGACAATATTGATCTTGTTTTTAACGGATTAGATACATTTTCTGACATTTATCTTAATGGGAAACTACTGAAGAAAACAGATAATATGTTCAGGATTTGGGAGATTCCAGTGAAAGAATATTTGAAGCAGGGAACAAATCTGTTACAGGTAAAGTTTAAATCTGCGGTCAATGAAGGAAAAGAACGGGCAAAAAAGGTTCCGTTTACCATGCCGGAATCGCCACGAAGCTTTGTAAGAAAAGCACAATATCAGTTTGGCTGGGATTGGGGTCCAAGATTAGTAACAGCAGGAATCTGGAAGGATGTAAAACTGGAGTTTTGGAGAAACGCAAAAGTTAATCATATTCAGGTTGAGCAAAAGTCACTTACTGATTCATTGGCTCAGGTATCATTTAATATGAACATTTTCGCTGAAGAAGAGGGGGAGTACTTTACGTGGTTTAACTTAAATAGAGGAATGCATAAATTTCATCTTAATAAAGGTTTTAATACAATTAGACTTCCTTATAATATCAAAAATCCGAAGAGATGGGAGCCTAATGGAAGAGGAAAGCCTACTGTATATACTACAAAGATTTCCTTATACAAGAAAGGAGGGCGAATTATTAGAGATATCAATGTTACGTATGGTTTGAGAGATATTGAACTTATTCAGGAGAAAGATGAAAAGGGTAAATCTTTTTATTTTAAAGTTAATGGAAACCCATTATACATCAAAGGAACAAACTGGATACCTGCAGACAGTTTCTCTCCAAGGATTACGAAGGAAAAATATCAAAAATTAATTAAGGCTGCCAAAGAAGCCAATATGAATATGATCCGGATCTGGGGCGGTGGGATCTATGAAGATGAAGAATTCTACAAAGCCTGTGATGAAAACGGAATTTTGGTGTGGCAGGATTTTATGTTTGCAGGAAGTTTTTATCCGGCAGATAATGAATTTCTGGAGAATGTAAAAGAAGAAGTGAAAGATCAGGTCAACAGACTGCAAAACCATCCATCCATTGCCTTATGGTGTGGAAATAATGAAATTGATGAAGCGATTGTCAATTGGGGATATCAGAAACAGTTTAAATACTCAAAAGCAGATTCTTTGCAGGTCTGGAAAGATTATAAAAAGCTGTTTCATGAAGTTATTCCTAATACATTGAAACAAAGCCTTACGCCGGATAAAAATCTGTATTGGCCAAGCTCACCATCTATCGGATGGGGACATAAAGAAAGCCTTACAGAAGGAGACTCTCATTATTGGGGTGTTTGGTGGGGTGAACAGCCTTTCGAAATGTATCATGAAAAAGTAGGCCGCTTTATGTCTGAATATGGTTTTCAGGGAATGCCAACTTTAGCTACCACAAAGTCAATGTTTTCAGGAGTTGCTGATCTGGACTTACAAAATCCCACTATTAAAGCCCATGAAAAACATGCAAGAGGCTGGGAGATTATTAATAAATATATGGGACGGGACTATGCAATACCCACAGGTTTTGTGAAGTATAATTATGTATCCCAACTGCTACAGGCGAGAGGAATGCAGATTGCAATAGAAGCTCATCGTAGAGCAAAACCTTATAATATGGGAACATTGTACTGGCAGCTTAATGACTGCTGGCCGGTAGTTTCATGGTCGTCCATTGATTATTTAGGAAATTGGAAGGCTTTTCACTATCAGACAAAAAGAAGTTTTGAGCCTGTACTGATTTCTGTTGCTGAAAATAGTAAAGCTTATGAAATCTATCTGATTAGTGATGTATTGAAAGAGATAAAAGCTGATATAAAATTTGAGCTCATTGATTTTGAAGGAAAACAGCTATGGAAATCTAATATTAATAAAGAGTTGAAAGCTGATGTGAGTGAGAAAATTTTGAGTATTAACAAAGCTGATCTGGCAAAATTTGATGTATCGAAAGCTGTTTTGAAAATAAGTTTAGATAGTGAAGATGTGAAATTTGAAAAGCTTTTCTTTCCTGCTAAACCTAAAGATTTGAAACTCTCAAAACCTAATATCACCATTAAAAAAATATCGCCAACAGAAATTGAAGTATCAACAGATGTTTTGGCAAAGGACGTATACCTGATCGGAGATACTCATTTCAGTGATAACTTCTTTGATCTGTTACCTGTGACATCAAAAAGAATTACCCTTTCGAAATCTTTGGATAAGGTTGAGGTGATGAGTTTGTTTGAAATTTTTGAAAATTAA
- a CDS encoding GxxExxY protein, which produces MTENELSYKIIGAAIEVHKNLGVGLLENAYETALAYELRTLGFNVKQQVALSLQYKEISIENAYKIDLIVEDKVIIEVKAVLELHPIFNAQVLTYLKQTNIKLGLLINFNSELIKHGIHRIVNKIIDA; this is translated from the coding sequence ATGACCGAAAACGAATTATCTTACAAAATAATAGGCGCCGCTATAGAAGTCCATAAAAACTTAGGTGTTGGGCTACTAGAAAACGCTTATGAAACAGCATTAGCTTACGAATTAAGAACCTTAGGTTTTAATGTTAAACAACAAGTTGCTTTATCACTTCAATACAAGGAAATCTCGATAGAAAATGCATATAAAATTGATTTGATTGTAGAAGATAAAGTAATCATCGAAGTTAAGGCTGTCTTGGAACTGCATCCTATTTTCAATGCTCAGGTGTTGACTTATTTAAAACAAACTAATATAAAACTCGGACTTCTTATTAATTTCAATAGTGAACTTATTAAACACGGAATCCATAGAATTGTAAACAAAATCATTGATGCGTAA
- a CDS encoding AEC family transporter — translation MVNFVLIAVCIIAGMIFKATKSIHPDAHKGINTWILYLALPAVSFKYLPKVQWTTEMLFPIAATFLVSVFCFFYVMFYSKSRGYSRRSRSTLELASGYSNTSFIGFPLISAFYGEGLLSIAIICDQTMFFALSTLGIIAAVKGGSKSGRVNAVFILKRLITFPPLIGCISALVLSQFIDLTVAEPLFDKLAATVSPLALFSVGLQLKFNGWKKLIPQMSASMLYKLILAPAIVLGMALLLGIKGDVAKITIFEAAMPTLVTSSIIAEQFRLNTKLTNLIIGVSIIVGFFTSAMWYEIIDIIF, via the coding sequence ATGGTAAATTTTGTTCTGATTGCAGTGTGCATTATTGCAGGAATGATATTCAAAGCAACAAAATCTATCCACCCGGATGCCCACAAGGGGATCAATACCTGGATTCTTTATCTTGCTCTACCGGCAGTTTCATTCAAATACCTGCCGAAAGTACAATGGACAACGGAAATGCTTTTTCCGATTGCAGCCACTTTCTTAGTGTCTGTATTTTGTTTCTTTTATGTAATGTTTTACAGTAAAAGTAGAGGATATTCAAGGCGGTCAAGAAGCACGTTGGAGTTGGCCAGCGGTTATAGCAATACTTCTTTTATCGGATTTCCTTTGATCAGTGCTTTTTATGGGGAAGGTCTTTTGAGTATCGCGATTATTTGCGACCAAACGATGTTTTTTGCCCTTTCAACGTTGGGAATTATTGCAGCTGTGAAAGGAGGAAGTAAGTCCGGAAGAGTAAACGCCGTATTTATTCTGAAGCGTCTGATTACATTTCCACCATTAATAGGCTGTATTTCAGCATTGGTATTATCTCAATTTATAGATTTAACTGTTGCAGAACCTCTTTTTGATAAATTAGCCGCTACTGTAAGCCCGTTAGCTCTGTTCTCAGTTGGATTACAATTGAAATTTAATGGCTGGAAAAAGCTTATTCCTCAGATGTCAGCTTCCATGTTATATAAATTAATTCTGGCACCTGCAATTGTATTGGGAATGGCTTTATTGTTAGGAATAAAAGGAGATGTCGCAAAAATTACCATATTCGAAGCAGCCATGCCAACATTAGTGACTTCAAGTATCATTGCAGAACAGTTCAGGCTGAATACAAAGCTAACCAACCTGATTATCGGAGTCAGTATTATTGTAGGGTTTTTTACCTCTGCAATGTGGTATGAGATAATAGATATTATATTCTAA